Proteins found in one Candidatus Binataceae bacterium genomic segment:
- a CDS encoding hydantoinase/oxoprolinase family protein, whose translation MPRSLRAATSAPLVVGVDTGGTFTDVAAVIDGHVVVHKLLSTPADPARAVFAGLKALLGDRAPALLTYSSTVATNALLEGRGARVALITNAGFEDLIEIGRQNRTDIYALSPTRPAALVPRALRFGIEERTLFDGQLARPLEREAVRALIGRPALARAESFAVCLLHSYANPHSESLIAKELAPLGRPLSVSHRLLPEYREFERLSTTVINAYVAPLMAAHLTRLEREAGARRLRIMQSDGNAIGVELAREEPVRTILSGPAAGVVGAARLSRAFGVERFITFDMGGTSTDVSLYDRHASVRALSYPAGYPVRTPVIDIHTVGAGGGSIAQIDEGGSLKVGPQSAGADPGPACYGRGLEPTVTDADLVAGRLVAERFLGGQMKLAPGRAEQALGKLAAAMGVAPTRAAQGIIEVVNANMARAVRLISVERGFDPRQFALLAFGGAGPMHACELARELGIGHVILPNNPGLLCALGALGAPLGREYALTVRATQPRYHELMRQAQPLLARARAELAGEGVRVRPELSLWADMRYRGQAYEIKVALEPDFREQFHRAHERAFGYAAPEASVEVVNLRLRASATEFTPPMAPIARARVAPPSIGLASVLIGKAARRVPIYERASLGAGLRLRGPMLVVELSATAYVAPEFSLRVDGYGNLHLEER comes from the coding sequence GTGCCACGTTCCTTACGCGCCGCCACCTCCGCCCCGCTCGTGGTAGGAGTCGATACTGGAGGCACCTTCACCGACGTGGCCGCCGTGATCGACGGCCACGTCGTGGTCCACAAGCTGCTTTCCACACCCGCGGATCCGGCGCGCGCGGTCTTTGCGGGCCTCAAAGCATTACTGGGCGATCGTGCGCCGGCGCTGCTGACCTACAGCTCGACGGTAGCCACCAACGCTCTGCTGGAGGGGCGGGGCGCGCGCGTGGCCCTGATCACCAACGCTGGTTTCGAGGATCTGATCGAAATCGGGCGGCAAAACCGCACCGACATCTACGCCCTGTCGCCCACGCGTCCGGCAGCGTTGGTTCCGCGCGCATTGCGCTTTGGGATCGAGGAGCGCACTTTATTCGATGGCCAGCTCGCGCGCCCGCTGGAGCGGGAGGCAGTGCGCGCGCTGATTGGCAGGCCGGCGCTGGCGCGGGCTGAGTCCTTTGCGGTTTGCCTGCTTCACAGCTACGCCAATCCGCACAGCGAATCGCTGATTGCCAAGGAGTTGGCGCCATTGGGCCGGCCGCTATCGGTGTCCCATCGTCTGCTACCCGAGTATCGCGAGTTCGAGCGGCTTTCGACCACCGTGATCAATGCCTACGTGGCGCCGCTGATGGCGGCCCATCTTACTCGCCTGGAGCGCGAGGCCGGGGCACGTCGCTTGCGCATCATGCAATCTGATGGCAACGCAATCGGGGTTGAATTGGCGCGCGAGGAGCCGGTGCGCACGATTTTGTCCGGGCCGGCGGCGGGGGTGGTCGGCGCGGCGCGTCTCAGCCGCGCGTTTGGCGTCGAGCGCTTCATCACCTTTGACATGGGGGGGACTTCCACCGACGTGTCTCTGTACGATCGGCACGCCAGCGTACGCGCGCTGAGCTATCCGGCCGGCTACCCGGTGCGCACCCCGGTTATTGATATCCACACCGTGGGCGCGGGCGGCGGCTCGATCGCGCAGATCGACGAGGGCGGTTCGCTGAAGGTCGGCCCCCAAAGCGCGGGTGCTGATCCCGGTCCCGCCTGCTACGGGCGCGGCTTGGAGCCGACGGTAACCGACGCCGACCTGGTGGCCGGACGGCTGGTGGCAGAGCGATTCTTGGGCGGACAGATGAAGCTTGCGCCGGGCCGGGCCGAGCAGGCGCTGGGCAAACTAGCCGCCGCGATGGGGGTGGCGCCGACACGCGCCGCGCAGGGCATAATCGAAGTGGTCAATGCCAACATGGCGCGCGCGGTGCGCCTGATCAGCGTGGAGCGCGGTTTCGACCCACGCCAGTTCGCGCTACTTGCGTTCGGCGGCGCGGGGCCAATGCATGCCTGCGAGCTGGCGCGCGAGCTGGGAATTGGCCACGTGATTTTGCCAAACAATCCGGGTCTGCTCTGCGCTTTGGGTGCCTTGGGCGCGCCGTTGGGACGCGAATACGCGCTCACGGTGCGCGCCACGCAGCCGCGCTATCACGAATTGATGCGCCAGGCTCAGCCGTTGCTGGCGCGCGCCCGCGCTGAGCTAGCCGGCGAAGGCGTGCGGGTGAGGCCCGAGTTGTCGCTGTGGGCCGACATGCGCTATCGCGGCCAAGCCTATGAGATCAAAGTCGCGCTTGAGCCCGACTTTCGCGAGCAGTTCCATCGCGCCCACGAGCGCGCCTTTGGCTATGCCGCCCCCGAGGCGTCAGTGGAGGTAGTCAATTTGCGCTTGCGCGCCAGCGCGACCGAATTCACCCCGCCGATGGCGCCAATCGCACGCGCGCGCGTGGCGCCGCCGTCGATCGGGCTAGCGTCGGTCCTGATCGGCAAGGCTGCGCGCCGCGTTCCGATCTATGAGCGTGCCAGCCTGGGCGCGGGCTTGCGTTTGCGCGGGCCGATGCTGGTGGTGGAGTTGAGTGCTACGGCCTACGTGGCGCCCGAGTTCAGCCTGAGGGTTGACGGCTATGGCAACTTGCATTTGGAGGAGCGATGA
- a CDS encoding alcohol dehydrogenase catalytic domain-containing protein, which yields MRAIVLKPAAAGAVGRLSLCTDYPRPRPGAGESLVRVRMAGICGTDLEQIRGYMGYSGVPGHEFVGEVVESANDVLMGRRVVGEINAGCGVCQACRAGLARHCPTRTVLGILGRDGAFADYLCLPDVNLRPVPDTLSDQIAVFTEPLAAALEIFSQTTIAPSARVAILGDGRLGAMVGLAMAAHGLNAVVGGHHKDKLERLARMGLAVEEQLDLRPGFDVVVDCTGSAAGVARGLALVRPRGKLILKTTVASYPALDLAPVVINEVELLGSRCGEFEPALELLASGRIDPGPLIAETFALSEGLTAFELAAAPATFKVLLSVT from the coding sequence ATGCGTGCGATAGTGCTGAAACCAGCGGCGGCGGGCGCGGTGGGACGGCTTAGCCTGTGCACGGATTATCCGCGTCCTCGGCCGGGTGCCGGTGAAAGCCTGGTGCGAGTGCGGATGGCGGGAATTTGCGGCACGGATCTGGAACAGATTCGCGGCTACATGGGATACAGCGGCGTGCCTGGCCACGAGTTCGTGGGCGAGGTGGTTGAAAGCGCCAACGATGTGCTGATGGGCCGGCGGGTGGTGGGCGAAATCAACGCCGGATGTGGCGTTTGTCAAGCCTGTCGAGCAGGCCTAGCTCGTCATTGCCCCACGCGTACAGTGCTGGGAATCCTGGGGCGCGACGGCGCCTTCGCCGATTATCTTTGCTTGCCCGACGTCAACCTCCGGCCTGTGCCCGACACGCTTTCGGACCAGATAGCGGTCTTTACCGAACCGCTCGCTGCGGCACTGGAGATTTTTTCCCAGACCACGATCGCACCCTCCGCTCGGGTCGCAATTCTGGGCGACGGACGGCTGGGTGCGATGGTGGGACTGGCGATGGCCGCGCACGGGCTGAATGCGGTTGTGGGCGGCCATCATAAGGACAAGTTGGAACGCCTGGCTCGGATGGGGTTGGCGGTCGAAGAGCAGCTTGACCTGCGCCCGGGTTTCGACGTGGTGGTCGATTGTACTGGCAGCGCAGCCGGTGTGGCGCGTGGCCTGGCACTGGTGCGCCCGCGCGGGAAGCTCATCCTTAAGACCACGGTGGCCTCTTACCCCGCTCTCGACTTGGCGCCGGTCGTAATCAATGAGGTCGAGCTACTAGGATCACGCTGCGGCGAGTTCGAACCGGCGCTCGAGCTACTGGCCTCGGGTCGAATCGATCCGGGGCCGCTCATCGCCGAGACCTTTGCGCTGAGCGAAGGATTGACCGCATTTGAGCTGGCCGCCGCTCCCGCGACCTTCAAGGTCCTGCTGAGCGTTACCTGA
- a CDS encoding GNA1162 family protein — translation MMRYVYRARLVVLLILAALAGCANVTQQDAEARPFFQKPYYAQTHGRKTWWDRLVELDPGKLKVTVSPNYLNQPPERIAVLPFVDDGSAQYVVDKVPVTLRNREERDRWAWTDAQRLRHFMEGYLAQREFIVLNTLAVDAVLAEHGIDNGAKLMQLKPQQLGRWLDADAVVYGTVTHYESYYLFLISAEEVSISGRIVSTGNGQTLISFEGGRYHVNPMPAIDPIDMALNSAQTLIDMRDVNIARAEDEACREVVLRIPRSQILRRRIAEQAIEHELDEARATPLPAQAYETQSSNLAKVH, via the coding sequence ATGATGCGTTATGTGTATCGCGCTCGGCTGGTAGTTTTGCTCATCTTGGCCGCGTTGGCGGGATGCGCCAATGTCACTCAGCAGGATGCGGAGGCGCGCCCTTTTTTCCAAAAGCCTTATTACGCGCAAACCCACGGACGGAAGACCTGGTGGGATCGCCTGGTAGAGCTGGACCCAGGCAAGCTCAAAGTAACGGTCTCGCCGAACTACCTGAACCAACCACCCGAGCGGATCGCGGTTTTGCCGTTCGTGGACGACGGCAGCGCGCAGTACGTAGTGGATAAGGTGCCCGTCACTCTTCGCAACCGAGAAGAGCGTGACCGCTGGGCCTGGACCGATGCGCAGCGGCTGCGCCATTTCATGGAGGGTTACCTGGCCCAGCGCGAATTCATCGTGCTCAATACGCTGGCGGTCGATGCCGTGCTGGCCGAGCATGGGATCGACAACGGCGCCAAGCTGATGCAGTTAAAGCCCCAGCAACTGGGCCGCTGGCTTGATGCCGACGCGGTGGTCTATGGCACCGTCACCCATTACGAGTCGTATTACCTCTTTCTGATCTCGGCCGAAGAAGTCAGTATCTCCGGCCGCATCGTCTCAACCGGCAACGGCCAGACCCTGATCAGCTTCGAAGGCGGCCGCTATCACGTCAATCCGATGCCCGCCATCGATCCGATCGACATGGCGCTGAATTCCGCCCAAACCTTGATTGACATGCGCGACGTCAACATCGCGCGCGCCGAAGATGAGGCGTGTCGCGAAGTCGTGCTGCGCATCCCGCGCTCCCAAATTCTGCGCCGGCGCATCGCCGAGCAGGCTATCGAACATGAATTGGACGAGGCCCGCGCCACTCCGCTCCCCGCGCAGGCCTACGAAACTCAGAGCAGCAATCTCGCCAAGGTCCATTAG
- a CDS encoding zinc ribbon domain-containing protein, producing the protein MPIYEYQCERCGVFEVTQRITEDPLKRCPTCKGRVHRLISNTSFMLKGTGWYATDYGRSSSGTDSKSGSKEAVKDSSNSESGSKTEAVAADKSAAPAKASSDA; encoded by the coding sequence ATGCCAATTTACGAGTACCAGTGCGAGCGATGCGGAGTGTTCGAGGTCACGCAACGAATCACTGAAGATCCACTCAAACGCTGCCCGACCTGCAAGGGCAGGGTCCATCGGCTCATCTCCAATACCTCCTTCATGCTCAAGGGGACCGGCTGGTATGCCACCGACTATGGCCGTTCCTCCAGTGGCACCGATAGCAAGAGCGGCAGCAAAGAAGCCGTCAAAGATTCATCCAACAGCGAAAGCGGTTCCAAGACCGAAGCTGTGGCCGCGGACAAGAGCGCTGCCCCGGCCAAGGCTAGCAGCGACGCTTGA
- the tcmP gene encoding three-Cys-motif partner protein TcmP — protein sequence MNPRRHPDTPRKGHQFGGSWTAAKLELIAKYLSSYTAALKDKPSKQQPFKKGYIDAFAGTGYRDARRGDDENPSQALLLPDLAEQEPQEFLDGSARLALKTEPQFDSYVFIERSASRSAKLEALKLEFQDLASRIQIRGGDANIEIQKLCKKDWSSHRAVLFLDPYGMQVEWKTIEAIADTKAMPMRPMHHFEDAKDVIYRHVPVKEVAHRIDEDGLRLSPSQRCVQHLRL from the coding sequence GTGAACCCGCGAAGACACCCTGACACACCCAGGAAAGGCCATCAGTTCGGCGGGAGTTGGACGGCTGCGAAACTCGAGTTGATCGCCAAATATCTTAGCAGCTACACAGCGGCACTGAAGGACAAACCATCGAAGCAACAACCGTTCAAAAAAGGTTACATCGACGCTTTCGCGGGCACAGGATATCGTGATGCTCGGCGAGGGGACGACGAGAACCCTTCGCAGGCATTGCTGCTGCCCGATCTGGCCGAGCAAGAGCCCCAGGAATTCCTTGACGGGTCCGCGCGTCTGGCCCTGAAGACAGAGCCTCAATTTGATAGCTACGTGTTTATTGAGCGTAGCGCGTCTAGATCGGCAAAGCTTGAGGCGCTCAAATTGGAATTTCAAGACCTCGCGAGTCGCATTCAGATCCGCGGAGGAGACGCCAACATCGAAATCCAGAAATTGTGCAAGAAGGACTGGAGTTCCCACCGGGCGGTGCTCTTTCTCGATCCCTATGGCATGCAGGTCGAATGGAAGACCATCGAGGCAATCGCGGACACGAAGGCGATGCCAATGCGCCCGATGCATCACTTCGAAGACGCGAAGGATGTAATCTACCGGCACGTCCCTGTGAAAGAGGTCGCTCATCGAATTGACGAAGATGGTTTGCGGCTTTCTCCATCGCAGCGGTGCGTCCAGCATTTGCGGCTGTAG
- the lexA gene encoding transcriptional repressor LexA encodes MNHDVDGLTRIQASVLDALRKRADVGKPPPTYRELCAEFGWRSTGTARDHLRALVRKGFIKTTGTHRNIRLRDDRPPIAFVPLLGRVVAGIPVISEEDAEGHVAVPAAWAGRDALFALRVSGDSMRDAGILEGDHVIVRKTSTGNDGDIVVATFEGETTLKRLRLRRNRVSLVAENPVYPPIEVRSEDPVIQGVVVGLMRSYRVSASRARRAGHGLAGGVVSGSESA; translated from the coding sequence GTGAACCATGACGTGGACGGCCTGACGCGAATTCAGGCAAGTGTGTTGGATGCCTTGCGCAAGCGGGCGGACGTGGGCAAGCCGCCGCCCACCTATCGCGAACTATGCGCGGAGTTCGGTTGGCGATCGACCGGAACTGCACGCGATCACCTGCGAGCTCTTGTTCGAAAAGGTTTCATCAAGACCACCGGCACGCATCGCAACATTCGGCTCCGCGACGACCGGCCACCGATTGCATTTGTGCCATTGTTGGGCCGTGTGGTAGCGGGCATCCCTGTCATCTCAGAGGAAGACGCAGAAGGGCACGTGGCCGTTCCTGCTGCGTGGGCCGGCAGAGATGCGTTGTTCGCGCTGCGTGTATCCGGCGACAGCATGCGAGATGCCGGAATCTTGGAAGGAGATCACGTCATTGTTCGCAAAACATCTACTGGGAACGATGGCGATATCGTGGTCGCGACCTTCGAGGGTGAGACAACTCTCAAACGTCTTCGTCTGCGTAGGAACCGCGTTAGCCTCGTCGCCGAAAACCCCGTGTATCCGCCAATCGAAGTCCGTAGTGAGGACCCCGTTATTCAGGGCGTGGTCGTTGGTTTGATGCGTTCATACCGGGTGAGTGCTTCTAGAGCGCGCAGGGCCGGCCATGGACTCGCTGGTGGGGTCGTCTCAGGGAGCGAATCGGCGTGA
- a CDS encoding ATP-binding protein yields MSNTLETFRRPQGAELTRRLREPRRYIQVVAGARQVGKTTLVQQVTEGLTVPVRFASADEPTLRGADWIAQQWEAARLSSDRGGGILVLDEVQKAVGWSESVKRLWDEDTRAKRPLKVVLLGSAPLLVQQGLTESLAGRFEILRLPHWSLAEMREAFDFTLDQFLYFGGYPGAAPLAREPDRWRRYILDSLVETTIARDVLLLTRVDKPALLRRMFELGCRYSGQVLSYTKMLGQLHDAGNTTTLAHYLELLGGAGLVTGLSKFARGPARQKGSSPKLQVLNTALMTAQSGLSFAEAKEERQFWGRLVESAIGAHLANAAAVDECELFYWRERNREVDFVARAGRTLTAIEVKSGRGRDTFSGLASFAESFKPARQLLVGADGIPLEEFLLKPVSHWVRR; encoded by the coding sequence ATGAGCAACACGTTGGAGACATTTCGGCGGCCTCAGGGTGCCGAGCTCACCCGCCGGCTCAGGGAGCCACGCCGGTACATCCAGGTGGTGGCGGGCGCCAGGCAGGTCGGCAAGACGACACTGGTTCAGCAGGTAACCGAAGGCCTCACCGTTCCCGTGCGTTTCGCGAGTGCCGATGAGCCAACCCTCCGCGGCGCTGACTGGATCGCTCAGCAGTGGGAGGCCGCACGCCTGTCGAGCGACCGGGGCGGCGGGATCCTCGTTCTCGATGAGGTGCAGAAAGCTGTCGGATGGTCCGAATCGGTGAAACGCTTGTGGGACGAGGACACCCGCGCGAAGCGGCCGCTCAAGGTGGTCCTCCTCGGCTCCGCGCCGCTGCTCGTCCAGCAAGGTCTCACGGAGAGTCTGGCGGGCCGTTTCGAGATTCTTCGCCTGCCGCATTGGTCTCTGGCGGAGATGCGGGAGGCGTTCGACTTCACGCTCGACCAATTTCTTTACTTTGGCGGCTATCCGGGCGCTGCGCCGTTGGCGAGGGAGCCAGATCGCTGGCGGCGGTATATCCTCGATTCCCTGGTCGAAACCACGATCGCCCGCGATGTGCTGCTGCTCACGCGCGTGGACAAACCGGCGCTGCTGCGACGCATGTTCGAACTGGGCTGCCGCTATTCCGGACAGGTGCTGTCGTACACGAAGATGCTCGGCCAGCTCCACGATGCCGGCAACACCACGACGCTCGCCCACTATCTCGAACTGCTGGGCGGAGCCGGCCTGGTCACCGGACTCTCCAAATTTGCGCGAGGTCCAGCTCGCCAGAAAGGATCGAGTCCGAAGCTGCAAGTCCTGAACACTGCTCTGATGACAGCGCAATCCGGGTTGTCTTTTGCGGAGGCGAAAGAGGAGCGCCAGTTCTGGGGACGACTGGTGGAGTCGGCAATCGGCGCTCATCTTGCGAACGCGGCGGCCGTCGACGAATGCGAACTCTTCTACTGGCGCGAGCGCAATCGTGAGGTGGACTTCGTCGCGCGTGCCGGGCGAACCTTGACGGCGATCGAGGTCAAGAGCGGCCGCGGCCGGGACACTTTTTCGGGACTGGCTTCGTTCGCGGAGTCCTTCAAGCCCGCGCGACAGCTTCTCGTTGGTGCCGACGGTATTCCACTCGAAGAATTTCTGTTAAAGCCGGTCAGCCATTGGGTCAGGCGATGA
- a CDS encoding phosphotransferase, whose product MLMPGFYPHPCESVELRHSLRSWLLFAGDRVYKIKKPVRFFFIDATTPARRLALCRDEIELNRRLAPEIYLGVQGVVATQNTYALTTELAASEVTDFAIVMRRLPAERMLDRLLSKDAVNLTDVKLLASHLAAFHACATTAKAQRWGSAQALYGLVGSLEEAQKLVADSLMRARLKQLQAHLRRYIISHRQSLDNRVRDGRVREGHGDLRCKSVCLTGDKIVIINCADCSESRRYLDVAGDLASLIIDLELPKRSDLAQGLLEAYVLNTGDHQVPELMKFYKCFQATWRGILQMLTSLRPELPNIQRIAARGEARQWLDLALEYAA is encoded by the coding sequence ATGCTGATGCCGGGTTTTTATCCCCATCCGTGCGAAAGTGTCGAATTACGTCATAGCTTGAGGTCCTGGCTGCTATTCGCAGGAGATCGTGTATACAAGATCAAGAAGCCGGTCCGTTTCTTCTTTATCGACGCTACTACTCCGGCGCGGCGTCTTGCGCTTTGCCGCGATGAGATTGAGCTGAACCGGCGGCTGGCCCCCGAAATTTACCTGGGCGTGCAGGGCGTCGTCGCGACCCAAAACACATATGCCCTAACCACCGAGCTTGCGGCATCCGAGGTGACCGATTTCGCGATCGTGATGCGCCGTTTGCCCGCCGAACGGATGCTGGACCGACTGCTTAGCAAAGACGCAGTCAACCTGACCGACGTAAAGCTGTTAGCCAGCCACTTGGCCGCTTTTCACGCCTGTGCCACGACCGCTAAGGCGCAGCGGTGGGGTTCGGCACAAGCGCTTTACGGTTTGGTAGGTAGTCTGGAAGAAGCGCAAAAGCTGGTTGCCGACAGCCTGATGCGCGCGCGCCTTAAACAGTTGCAGGCCCACCTGCGCCGCTACATCATTTCCCATCGCCAATCCCTGGACAACCGGGTTCGAGACGGCCGGGTGCGCGAGGGTCACGGTGATTTGCGGTGCAAATCAGTCTGTCTTACCGGAGATAAGATCGTCATCATCAATTGCGCCGACTGTAGTGAAAGCAGGCGCTATTTGGATGTGGCCGGCGATTTAGCCTCTCTTATTATCGATTTGGAGTTGCCGAAGCGCTCGGACCTGGCGCAGGGATTGTTGGAGGCTTACGTTTTGAACACCGGCGACCACCAGGTTCCAGAGCTCATGAAATTTTACAAGTGCTTCCAGGCCACCTGGCGCGGCATCTTGCAAATGTTAACCAGCCTGCGGCCCGAACTGCCCAATATTCAACGGATTGCGGCGCGGGGCGAAGCCAGGCAATGGTTGGACCTCGCCTTGGAATATGCCGCCTGA
- a CDS encoding sigma-54 dependent transcriptional regulator translates to MLVVHSESNVVPKSSGHNSEYAKELKAPQAAPPRHFHLLWDDDLEEMRDIFLALRDRRAEVVARWYQLYTLHFGDQRTLSEADFFQIFEPALFRNKNDLLEKNMDRYAQDVRSLGETLAERGVPLQEIIASLQLFEQAASEVFPPGASRQIDVYTKFDQLSHIRIILLVDAYFRIWSARHDARLLGLEREAALLPREQRTSFHGIISVAAPMRALFERIEAAGKTSGTVLVVGESGTGKELVARALHEVGPRRAAPFVAFNCAALPKDLIESELFGYRKGAFSGANSEYLGLFRAAEGGTLFLDEITEMSPETQTKLLRAIQERAVRPLGATRELPIDVRLVASTNRDPEEAVRAQILRQDLYYRLQATMLRLPPLRERIEDVPVLVEHFIALFNRQLGRGEPVEGIGQRALAALQRYSWPGNVRELSNAIESAMTFGKNRLIELEDLPPALSGNRSPAASATPALSNGAPDTTSPGMGTFAEAERNLISRALKACDWNKVHAAQMLRISRKKLYAKISKYGLQPAP, encoded by the coding sequence ATGTTAGTTGTTCATTCTGAGTCCAACGTCGTGCCCAAAAGCAGCGGCCATAACAGCGAATACGCCAAGGAACTGAAAGCGCCCCAAGCTGCTCCGCCTCGCCATTTTCATCTGTTGTGGGACGACGACCTGGAGGAAATGCGCGACATCTTTTTGGCACTTCGGGATCGCCGCGCGGAAGTGGTCGCGCGCTGGTACCAACTCTACACGTTGCATTTCGGCGACCAACGCACTTTATCCGAGGCCGATTTCTTTCAGATCTTCGAGCCGGCGCTGTTTCGCAATAAGAACGACCTGCTGGAAAAAAATATGGACCGCTATGCCCAGGACGTGCGCAGCCTGGGCGAGACCCTCGCTGAAAGAGGCGTTCCCTTGCAGGAAATCATTGCCTCGCTGCAACTTTTCGAACAGGCGGCGAGCGAGGTCTTTCCCCCCGGCGCCTCGCGGCAAATAGACGTCTATACCAAATTCGATCAGCTCAGCCATATTCGCATAATTTTGCTGGTGGACGCATATTTTCGGATCTGGAGTGCACGGCATGACGCCCGCTTGCTCGGGTTGGAGCGCGAGGCCGCGTTGCTGCCGCGCGAGCAGCGCACCAGCTTCCACGGGATTATCTCGGTGGCGGCACCGATGCGGGCGCTGTTCGAGCGTATCGAAGCCGCCGGCAAGACCAGCGGCACGGTGCTGGTGGTAGGCGAGAGCGGTACCGGCAAGGAGTTGGTCGCGCGGGCGCTGCACGAAGTCGGGCCTCGGCGCGCCGCACCTTTTGTTGCCTTCAACTGCGCCGCCCTCCCCAAGGACCTGATCGAAAGCGAGCTGTTCGGTTATCGTAAGGGCGCGTTCAGCGGGGCCAATAGCGAATACTTGGGCCTGTTCCGCGCCGCCGAAGGCGGGACCTTGTTTTTGGACGAAATCACCGAGATGAGCCCGGAGACTCAGACCAAGCTGCTACGCGCGATTCAGGAGCGTGCTGTACGACCGCTAGGAGCGACCCGCGAACTCCCTATCGACGTGCGGCTGGTAGCCTCGACCAATCGCGATCCCGAAGAGGCAGTGCGCGCTCAAATCCTGCGCCAGGATCTCTACTATCGGCTCCAGGCCACGATGCTGCGCTTGCCGCCGTTGCGCGAGCGGATCGAGGACGTGCCTGTCTTGGTCGAGCATTTTATCGCCCTGTTCAACCGCCAGTTGGGTCGCGGGGAACCGGTCGAGGGGATAGGCCAGCGAGCGCTTGCCGCGTTGCAGCGTTATTCCTGGCCGGGTAACGTGCGCGAGTTGTCCAACGCGATCGAAAGCGCGATGACTTTTGGCAAGAACAGATTGATCGAGTTGGAAGATCTGCCGCCGGCCCTCAGCGGCAATCGCAGTCCCGCCGCATCCGCCACCCCGGCGTTGTCCAATGGAGCGCCGGATACCACGTCTCCTGGGATGGGAACTTTCGCCGAGGCCGAGCGTAACTTAATCAGCCGCGCGCTGAAGGCGTGCGATTGGAACAAAGTCCACGCCGCTCAGATGCTCCGCATCTCGCGCAAAAAACTTTATGCCAAGATCAGCAAATACGGCCTGCAGCCAGCCCCATAA
- a CDS encoding universal stress protein: MLNTHSILVPVDFDDHAGAALEFAKRVAIDSDGELRVLHAMPLFLVPGEPQSVVSGQMGEAQKALEKLAGEHLKGVNYQIEVRVGETVKEILAAARTHHSDLIVLPTHGRHGLSHAILGSVAERVVRDAPCPVLSFKPAQAGPVEARVTDVMLKAPETVASTLTLEQARQVMEDTGQRSLPVMEDEVLIGIITDRDLRSHPNKRDILVKHAMTKAPVCATPAMTVREAAQLLVRLKVGALPVVENGRLLGMLSTDEVIGKLVDRHN; encoded by the coding sequence ATGCTCAATACGCATTCGATATTGGTTCCGGTCGATTTCGACGATCATGCCGGCGCGGCCCTGGAGTTCGCCAAACGCGTGGCAATCGATTCCGACGGCGAGCTTCGCGTCCTGCATGCAATGCCCCTGTTCCTTGTCCCGGGAGAGCCGCAGAGTGTAGTGAGCGGCCAAATGGGTGAAGCGCAGAAAGCGCTGGAGAAACTGGCGGGGGAGCATCTCAAGGGCGTCAACTATCAGATCGAAGTACGGGTGGGGGAGACCGTCAAGGAGATTCTCGCCGCAGCGCGCACTCATCATAGCGATCTGATTGTGCTCCCCACCCATGGCCGACATGGCTTGTCCCACGCGATCCTGGGCAGCGTCGCCGAGCGCGTCGTACGCGACGCTCCTTGCCCAGTGCTCAGCTTCAAACCTGCCCAAGCCGGCCCCGTAGAGGCTCGGGTGACGGACGTGATGCTGAAGGCTCCGGAAACCGTCGCCAGCACGCTCACCTTGGAGCAGGCACGCCAGGTGATGGAAGATACCGGTCAGAGGTCACTGCCAGTAATGGAGGATGAGGTTCTGATCGGGATTATCACCGACCGCGATTTGCGCTCGCACCCAAACAAACGCGACATCCTGGTCAAGCATGCCATGACCAAGGCGCCGGTTTGTGCCACTCCCGCCATGACCGTTCGTGAAGCAGCTCAGCTCCTGGTGAGACTCAAGGTCGGCGCTTTGCCGGTAGTTGAAAACGGCCGGCTCTTGGGCATGCTGTCGACCGACGAGGTGATCGGCAAGCTGGTGGATCGACATAACTAA